One genomic region from Vanacampus margaritifer isolate UIUO_Vmar chromosome 2, RoL_Vmar_1.0, whole genome shotgun sequence encodes:
- the cdk21 gene encoding cyclin-dependent kinase 6 isoform X1, translating to MMPLRAMALNASPLLYELLAEIGQGSYGKVYKARAVGKEGRLIAVKKFHFCSELSPLSGDNGIPPYILREAALLNKMKYFKHPNIVKLLDATVTLVGKDFDLTVVLEYIDQDLSTYMSIAPPSGLSRDNIKAVMLQLMRGLDFLHTNMVLHRDLKPPNILVSSSGRVKIADFGMSRLYTFNMALTPGVVTLWYRAPEVLLKSPYMSSVDVWSAGCVFAELFLLKPLFNGFSEAHQLQMIFDFIGLPSKDEWPQDSPVTYSLNLGPKNPNPLLLRSLNPYDIDLLLQCLTFTPSRRISAARALAHPFFSQH from the exons ATGATGCCATTAAG GGCAATGGCGCTTAACGCTAGTCCGCTCCTCTATGAGCTGCTGGCGGAGATTGGCCAGGGATCCTATGGCAAGGTGTACAAGGCCAGGGCAGTGGGCAAGGAAGGGCGCCTCATTGCAGTGAAAAAGTTCCATTTCTGCAGCGAGTTGTCACCGTTATCGGGTGACAACGGCATCCCTCCCTACATACTCCGCGAGGCGGCACTGCTGAATAAGATGAAGTACTTCAAACACCCCAACATTGTCAA GCTGTTGGATGCGACAGTCACGTTGGTTGGCAAGGACTTCGACCTAACAGTGGTGTTGGAGTACATCGACCAGGACCTGTCCACTTACATGTCCATAGCCCCTCCGTCTGGACTCAGCCGGGACAACATTAAG GCCGTGATGCTGCAGCTGATGCGCGGCCTGGACTTCTTGCACACCAATATGGTGCTGCACCGCGACCTCAAGCCGCCCAACATCCTGGTCAGCAGCAGCGGCCGGGTCAAGATCGCCGACTTCGGCATGTCTCGATTGTACACCTTCAACATGGCCCTCACACCAGGT GTTGTCACATTGTGGTATCGAGCTCCGGAAGTGCTGCTCAAATCTCCTTACATGTCGTCTGTGGACGTGTGGAGCGCCGGGTGCGTCTTTGCTGAGCTCTTCCTTCTCAA GCCGCTCTTCAACGGATTCAGTGAGGCGCACCAGCTGCAAATGATCTTTGA CTTCATTGGCTTGCCAAGCAAGGATGAGTGGCCCCAGGATAGCCCCGTCACCTACTCACTCAACTTGGGGCCCAAGAATCCCAATCCTCTGCTCCTGCGCTCACTGAACCCCTACGACATAGACCTCCTTCTG CAATGTTTGACCTTCACACCGAGCAGACGCATCTCGGCTGCCAGGGCCCTCGCTCACCCCTTTTTCAGCCAGCACTGA
- the cdk21 gene encoding cyclin-dependent kinase 6 isoform X2: MALNASPLLYELLAEIGQGSYGKVYKARAVGKEGRLIAVKKFHFCSELSPLSGDNGIPPYILREAALLNKMKYFKHPNIVKLLDATVTLVGKDFDLTVVLEYIDQDLSTYMSIAPPSGLSRDNIKAVMLQLMRGLDFLHTNMVLHRDLKPPNILVSSSGRVKIADFGMSRLYTFNMALTPGVVTLWYRAPEVLLKSPYMSSVDVWSAGCVFAELFLLKPLFNGFSEAHQLQMIFDFIGLPSKDEWPQDSPVTYSLNLGPKNPNPLLLRSLNPYDIDLLLQCLTFTPSRRISAARALAHPFFSQH, translated from the exons ATGGCGCTTAACGCTAGTCCGCTCCTCTATGAGCTGCTGGCGGAGATTGGCCAGGGATCCTATGGCAAGGTGTACAAGGCCAGGGCAGTGGGCAAGGAAGGGCGCCTCATTGCAGTGAAAAAGTTCCATTTCTGCAGCGAGTTGTCACCGTTATCGGGTGACAACGGCATCCCTCCCTACATACTCCGCGAGGCGGCACTGCTGAATAAGATGAAGTACTTCAAACACCCCAACATTGTCAA GCTGTTGGATGCGACAGTCACGTTGGTTGGCAAGGACTTCGACCTAACAGTGGTGTTGGAGTACATCGACCAGGACCTGTCCACTTACATGTCCATAGCCCCTCCGTCTGGACTCAGCCGGGACAACATTAAG GCCGTGATGCTGCAGCTGATGCGCGGCCTGGACTTCTTGCACACCAATATGGTGCTGCACCGCGACCTCAAGCCGCCCAACATCCTGGTCAGCAGCAGCGGCCGGGTCAAGATCGCCGACTTCGGCATGTCTCGATTGTACACCTTCAACATGGCCCTCACACCAGGT GTTGTCACATTGTGGTATCGAGCTCCGGAAGTGCTGCTCAAATCTCCTTACATGTCGTCTGTGGACGTGTGGAGCGCCGGGTGCGTCTTTGCTGAGCTCTTCCTTCTCAA GCCGCTCTTCAACGGATTCAGTGAGGCGCACCAGCTGCAAATGATCTTTGA CTTCATTGGCTTGCCAAGCAAGGATGAGTGGCCCCAGGATAGCCCCGTCACCTACTCACTCAACTTGGGGCCCAAGAATCCCAATCCTCTGCTCCTGCGCTCACTGAACCCCTACGACATAGACCTCCTTCTG CAATGTTTGACCTTCACACCGAGCAGACGCATCTCGGCTGCCAGGGCCCTCGCTCACCCCTTTTTCAGCCAGCACTGA
- the retsat.2 gene encoding all-trans-retinol 13,14-reductase isoform X2 — MCLTVAIIGVALLVCCLIYYFFPSPESNPFRTDTREPLKPMVHRKEKNKVLKQGFLASKVPDNLDAVIIGSGIGGLGLAGLLAKVGKKVLVLEQHDRAGGCCHTFTEKGFEFDVGIHYIGEMLDHKPFRCVVDQLTNGQLQWAPMENPFDHVVIGPPENRRHYPIYSGRTRFPEELKKCFPGEEAAIDEYLRLVKKTGRGIWFVAVLKQLPAFLAELLVRSGLVKYLSAFFKMAPHSLTEVVNRLTENKDLRAVFSYIFGTYGNMPKDASFAMHSLIVTHYLNGAWYPKGGASEIAYHMIPIIEKAGGAVLVRAPVNRILFNNAREACGVSVMKGQEEVHIHAPMVISNAGIFNTYQKLLPKELQAMPAIQRQLSMIKHGAGGLNIFVGLDGTKEELGLKADNYWIFTENNFDELLTKYRDSSREESSKSIPILFVASPSAKDPTWEERSPGKSTLSLVSFANYDWFEEWKDDKVTNRASNYKELKQVFIETALQVVLEVFPKISRDKVEYIDAGTPITNTHYIGTPKGEIYGADHGIERFTPEFSANIRPQTPFKNLYLTGQDVFLCGFAGALAGALTCGSAILHRNLHLDALALAKKTKFVNGKLKGV, encoded by the exons GCTTCCTGGCCAGTAAAGTTCCTGACAACTTGGATGCCGTCATCATCGGTAGCGGGATTGGAGGGCTAGGCCTGGCTGGGCTACTGGCTAAAGTGGGAAAGAAAGTTCTGGTTCTGGAGCAGCATGACCGGGCCGGTGGGTGCTGCCACACGTTCACCGAGAAGGGTTTTGAGTTTGACGTTG GAATCCACTACATCGGCGAAATGCTGGACCACAAGCCATTCCGCTGCGTGGTGGACCAGCTGACCAACGGGCAGCTGCAGTGGGCGCCCATGGAGAACCCATTTGATCATGTCGTGATCGGGCCGCCGGAAAACCGTCGTCACTATCCCATCTACAGTGGACGCACGCGCTTCCCTGAGGAGCTGAAGAAGTGTTTCCCGGGCGAGGAGGCGGCTATCGACGAGTATTTGCGATTGGTCAAG AAAACCGGCCGAGGCATCTGGTTCGTGGCCGTGCTCAAGCAGTTACCGGCCTTCTTGGCTGAGTTGCTGGTCCGCAGCGGTCTGGTGAAATATCTGTCGGCCTTCTTCAAAATGGCGCCCCACAGCCTGACCGAAGTCGTCAACAGGCTGACGGAGAACAAGGACCTTAGGGCCGTCTTCTCCTACATCTTCGGCACCTATG GTAATATGCCGAAAGACGCCAGCTTCGCTATGCACAGCCTGATAGTCACTCACTACCTGAACGGGGCCTGGTACCCAAAGGGCGGCGCCAGCGAGATCGCCTATCACATGATCCCCATCATCGAGAAGGCAGGAGGCGCCGTTCTGGTGCGAGCGCCCGTAAACCGCATCCTGTTCAACAATGCACGGGAAGCGTGTG GTGTGAGTGTGATGAAGGGGCAGGAGGAGGTACATATCCATGCCCCCATGGTCATATCCAACGCGGGTATCTTCAACACCTACCAGAAGCTGCTGCCCAAAGAGCTCCAGGCCATGCCGG CAATCCAGAGGCAGCTGAGCATGATAAAGCACGGGGCAGGCGGCCTCAACATCTTTGTGGGACTCGACGGCACCAAGGAGGAGCTGGGCCTCAAAGCAGACAACTACTGGATCTTTACAGAGAACAATTTTGACGAACT GTTGACAAAATACAGGGACAGCAGCAGAGAGGAGTCTTCCAAAAGCATCCCCATCCTGTTTGTCGCCTCCCCGTCTGCAAAGGATCCTACCTGGGAGGAGAGGTCACCAG GCAAGTCCACGTTAAGTCTGGTCAGCTTCGCCAATTATGACTGGTTCGAGGAGTGGAAGGACGACAAGGTGACCAACCGGGCGTCCAATTACAAGGAGTTAAAGCAGGTGTTCATCGAGACAGCCCTGCAGGTGGTGCTGGAGGTCTTCCCCAAAATCTCCAGGGACAAG GTGGAATACATCGACGCCGGCACCCCCATCACCAACACTCACTACATCGGCACGCCCAAGGGTGAGATCTACGGGGCTGACCACGGCATTGAGCGCTTCACCCCGGAGTTCAGCGCCAACATCAGGCCCCAGACGCCATTCAAAAACCTCTACCTGACAG GTCAGGATGTGTTCCTGTGTGGCTTCGCGGGCGCACTGGCTGGCGCGCTTACCTGCGGCTCGGCCATCCTCCATCGCAACCTACACCTGGATGCCTTGGCGCTGGCCAAGAAGACCAAGTTTGTCAACGGCAAACTGAAAGGAGTGTAA